The Humulus lupulus chromosome 3, drHumLupu1.1, whole genome shotgun sequence genome window below encodes:
- the LOC133825796 gene encoding glyceraldehyde-3-phosphate dehydrogenase GAPCP2, chloroplastic-like, producing MLNKDLWWNLRFLCIITFDSSYCVTVILVIHEEFGILEGLMTTVHATTATQKTVDGPSMKDWRGGRGAGQNIIPSSTGAAKAVGKVQQSLIIFCFAYSDILVSYHHRKHV from the exons ATGCTTAATAAAGACTTATGGTGGAATCTCAGATTCTTGTGCATTATTACATTTGATTCTTCTTACTGTGTTACTGTTATTCTT GTTATTCATGAGGAATTTGGTATTCTTGAAGGTTTAATGACAACTGTTCATGCAACTACAG CAACACAGAAGACTGTTGATGGCCCATCAATGAAGGATTGGAGAGGAGGCCGTGGAGCTGGACAAAATATCATTCCTAGTTCTACTGGTGCTGCAAAG GCTGTTGGAAAGGTTCAACAATCACTGATCATCTTTTGTTTTGCATACTCTGATATTTTGGTCTCCTATCACCACAGAAAACATGTTTAG
- the LOC133824685 gene encoding uncharacterized protein LOC133824685: protein MACYDDDDDETWEIIKYVEDKLKRNEIKVVDNHLRPITKSETSQEISIKINQLPETEYENLVITYKPDEQWLSDFYSETEGDEESNFSVRYQSAVWSIDSKLRNSMTKKFIESLSMDKTGKILLEKINNDIQNLKEHPYRTDQELPRMFFLDGCAILQFIHSYLHKELEEFDIGIVKRRVIRDNLFESDSQIPFRVLEILVSLTNDPDQLKIDIVNFIYINNITSTKVSPVICPSSSLKQWEDIVQIKTGTVNLCYLLYLLITSGDGNIISSDKNSKNEENSNGNVSCFPSFRGQRPKPKDTRYDIIDNNGFFRNVQELKSAGIEFKPNSFGLGNISFSGKCFNLTGHLILPPLTVDERTRGKLNKLLYYEKIFKDEHHVVTSYVKFMDILIDSEQDVKELRASRILQNRLSSDKDVANLFNELGSGLNEPPEDYYSDVKIKIQTHCERRCAIWLSQVYQQYFSNPWAIIGLTAAVMVLFLTSVQTWYAVNPKK from the coding sequence ATGGCATGctacgatgatgatgatgatgaaacgTGGGAAATAATAAAGTATGTGGAAGACAAGTTAAAGAGAAATGAGATCAAGGTTGTTGATAATCATCTTCGACCAATTACAAAGTCAGAGACTAGTCAAGAAATCTCGATTAAAATCAACCAATTACCAGAAACGGAATATGAAAATCTTGTCATTACTTATAAACCTGATGAGCAATGGTTGTCAGACTTTTATAGCGAAACCGAGGGCGACGAAGAAAGTAATTTCTCTGTTCGATATCAATCAGCAGTGTGGTCCATTGACAGTAAATTGAGAAATAGTATGACGAAAAAGTTCATCGAATCGTTGAGCATGGACAAGACAGGAAAGATTTTACTCGAAAAAATCAATAATGATATCCAGAACTTGAAAGAGCACCCATATCGTACAGATCAGGAATTGCCCAGGATGTTTTTCTTGGATGGATGTGCAATTTTACAATTCATACATAGCTATCTTCATAAGGAATTAGAAGAGTTTGACATTGGTATTGTCAAAAGAAGAGTTATCCGGGACAACTTGTTTGAAAGTGACAGTCAAATCCCCTTCCGAGTCCTTGAAATTTTGGTGAGCTTGACCAATGACCCGGACCAACTGAAAATAGATATTGTCAATTTCATTTACATCAACAATATCACGAGCACGAAGGTTTCGCCAGTTATATGCCCCAGTAGCAGTCTCAAACAATGGGAGGACATTGTTCAAATCAAAACCGGAACTGTTAACCTCTGTTACCTTCTGTACTTGTTAATCACATCTGGTGATGGCAATATTATCTCTAGCGACAAAAAtagcaaaaatgaagaaaatagtAATGGAAATGTTTCATGTTTCCCTAGTTTCCGCGGGCAAAGACCAAAACCAAAGGACACCAGGTATGATATTATTGATAACAATGGATTTTTTCGCAATGTCCAGGAGCTTAAATCAGCAGGGATAGAGTTTAAGCCCAATAGTTTTGGCTTGGGAAACATATCTTTCAGTGGTAAATGTTTTAACCTCACAGGGCATCTTATACTTCCTCCATTAACGGTGGATGAAAGGACACGGGGTAAGCTAAATAAGCTTCTATACTACGAGAAGATTTTTAAGGATGAACATCATGTGGTTACTTCTTATGTAAAATTTATGGATATTCTCATTGATAGTGAACAAGATGTTAAGGAGTTAAGAGCATCGCGAATACTTCAAAACCGTCTCAGTAGCGATAAAGATGTGGCTAATTTGTTTAATGAATTGGGTTCTGGACTCAATGAGCCACCAGAAGACTATTATTCGGATGTCAAGATTAAGATACAAACTCATTGCGAGAGAAGGTGTGCCATTTGGCTGAGCCAAGTCTATCAGCAATATTTTAGTAACCCATGGGCTATCATAGGTCTCACAGCAGCTGTAATGGTGCTTTTTTTAACTTCCGTTCAAACTTGGTACGCTGTCAATCCCAAAAAGTGA